A stretch of Tenrec ecaudatus isolate mTenEca1 chromosome 2, mTenEca1.hap1, whole genome shotgun sequence DNA encodes these proteins:
- the ZNF474 gene encoding zinc finger protein 474 has protein sequence MERGKEKRAANKLQQTFRHSKEPTFLINQAILSSDPPSGLPATQSAVLADQVKVNAHRSRPGTVLLARGSRRRAMAEGPFSPPVIPSRRPAFRVCYVCGREFGSQSLAIHEPQCLEKWRLENSKLPKHLRRPEPSKPQPLSGSGSSSLQAANEAAFQSAQAQLLPCEACGRTFLPDRLLVHQRSCKPKGEGPRAPNPNSSDDPTSPRKAPRPRTVICYICGREFGTLSLPIHVPQCLEKWKIENDRLPREFRRPLPQKPPSLSTGQSNQEGTSPAQLVPCPHCGRTFAAHRLLVHQRSCKAQPRGPKDVTEGSKGAPNVPASSKQERTMAAPTVSEKVIRGT, from the coding sequence AtggaaagaggaaaagagaagagGGCTGCTAATAAATTGCAACAAACTTTTCGTCATTCTAAAGAGCCCACCTTTCTTATCAACCAAGCCATCCTGTCTAGTGACCCTCCTAGCGGTTTACCCGCCACGCAGAGTGCTGTACTTGCTGACCAGGTCAAGGTAAACGCTCACAGAAGCAGACCGGGAACTGTGCTACTAGCTAGAGGCTCACGCAGGAGAGCTATGGCCGAAGGGCCTTTCAGCCCACCAGTGATCCCATCCCGAAGGCCTGCATTCAGAGTCTGCTATGTCTGTGGCCGAGAGTTTGGGTCGCAGTCACTTGCCATCCATGAGCCCCAGTGCTTGGAGAAGTGGCGGCTGGAAAACAGCAAGTTGCCCAAACACCTGAGGAGGCCCGAGCCCTCTAAGCCACAGCCTCTCAGCGGAAGCGGATCCTCCAGTCTTCAGGCCGCCAACGAAGCAGCTTTCCAGAGCGCGCAGGCGCAGCTGCTGCCCTGTGAAGCCTGTGGTCGCACGTTCTTGCCAGATCGGCTGCTGGTGCACCAGAGAAGCTGTAAGCCAAAAGGCGAGGGTCCCAGGGCGCCAAACCCCAACAGCTCGGATGACCCTACCAGCCCCAGGAAAGCGCCGCGACCACGGACGGTCATCTGCTACATCTGTGGCCGGGAATTTGGCACCCTGTCCCTCCCAATTCATGTGCCCCAATGCCTGGAAAAATGGAAAATAGAAAATGACCGCCTTCCCAGGGAGTTCCGCAGGCCACTCCCACAGAAGCCCCCATCTCTTTCAACGGGACAGTCCAACCAAGAGGGCACAAGTCCAGCTCAGCTCGTGCCCTGCCCACATTGTGGCCGGACCTTCGCTGCACACCGCCTTCTAGTGCATCAGCGAAGCTGTAAAGCTCAACCTCGTGGGCCGAAAGATGTCACCGAGGGGAGCAAAGGGGCCCCAAACGTGCCTGCTTCTTCCAAGCAGGAAAGGACCATGGCAGCACCCACTGTGTCTGAGAAGGTAATTCGTGGCACCTAA